The following coding sequences are from one Panthera leo isolate Ple1 chromosome E1, P.leo_Ple1_pat1.1, whole genome shotgun sequence window:
- the KRT26 gene encoding keratin, type I cytoskeletal 26, which translates to MSFQLSGGSRRVCSRTGPGRLSGGGPGFGAGNACRGSGAGSSVSFTLGSTSSGGGFCNGGGGFSAGFLGNEHGLLSGNEKMTMQNLNDRLACYLDHVRALEEANVDLEQKIKAWYEKYGPGSCRGLDHDHTRYFSVIEDLKRQVISMATCNASIILQNDNARLTADDFRLKYENELALHQSVEADINGLHRVMDELTLCTTDLEIQFETLSEELAYLKKNHEEEMNVLQYAAGGDVNVEVNAAPGVDLTVLLNNMRAEYEDLSEQNRKDTEAWFNEKSASLQQQISDDSGAATTARNELMELKRNLQTLEIELQSLVAMKHSYECSLAETEGNYCLQLQQIQDQIGAMEEELQQIRTETEGQKLEYQQLLDIKIFLEKEIETYCKLLDGEERKSKSTCYKSKGRGPIHSENQVKDSKEEIVVKTVVEELDQLGNVLSLRVHSVEEKSSKISNITMEQRVPSKAPK; encoded by the exons ATGTCTTTTCAActttctggtggctccaggcgaGTCTGCTCACGAACCGGCCCAGGGAGGCTGTCTGGTGGAGGTCCAGGTTTCGGGGCTGGGAACGCATGCCGTGGGTCTGGAGCCGGGAGCAGCGTTTCTTTTACTCTTGGGAGCACTTCTTCCGGTGGAGGTTTCTGTAATGGTGGTGGGGGCTTCTCTGCTGGTTTTCTTGGAAATGAGCATGGCCTCCTTTCCGGGAATGAAAAGATGACCATGCAAAACCTCAACGACCGCCTGGCATGCTACCTGGACCACGTCCGAGCCCTCGAGGAGGCAAACGTAGACCTGGAGCAGAAAATCAAGGCCTGGTACGAGAAATACGGGCCCGGTTCTTGCCGGGGTCTAGATCATGACCACACGAGATATTTCTCAGTCATTGAAGATCTTAAGAGACAG GTAATTTCCATGGCCACCTGCAATGCCAGCATTATTCTGCAAAATGACAATGCCAGACTGACTGCTGATGACTTCAGGCTGAA GTATGAAAATGAACTTGCTCTACACCAGAGTGTAGAGGCCGACATCAATGGTCTTCACAGGGTTATGGATGAGCTGACCCTTTGTACAACCGACCTCGAGATACAGTTTGAAACGCTCAGTGAGGAATTggcataccttaaaaaaaatcacgaGGAG GAAATGAATGTCCTACAGTACGCGGCTGGGGGGGATGTGAACGTGGAGGTGAACGCAGCGCCAGGCGTGGACCTAACTGTCCTGTTGAACAACATGAGGGCCGAGTATGAGGACTTGTCTGAGCAGAACCGCAAAGACACGGAGGCCTGGTTTAATGAAAAG AGTGCCTCACTGCAACAACAGATTTCTGATGATTCAGGAGCGGCCACCACAGCCAGAAATGAGCTGATGGAGCTGAAACGCAATCTGCAAACCTTGGAAATAGAACTTCAGTCCCTCGTGGCCATG AAACATTCGTATGAATGCTCCCTGGCTGAAACTGAAGGTAATTACTGCCTCCAGCTCCAGCAGATCCAGGACCAGATTGGGGCAATGGAGGAAGAGTTGCAACAGATTCGCACAGAAACAGAAGGCCAGAAGCTGGAGTACCAACAGCTTCtagatatcaaaatatttttagaaaaagaaatagaaacgtATTGCAAATTACTAGATGGAGAAGAAAG AAAAAGCAAGTCCACATGTTACAAATCAAAAGGACGTGGGCCAATACATTCCGAAAATCAAGTCAAAG actcAAAAGAAGAAATTGTCGTCAAAACAGTGGTTGAGGAACTAGATCAACTTGGCAATGTCCTTTCCCTGAGGGTCCACTCAGTTGAAGAAAAATCCTCCAAAATAAGCAACATTACAATGGAGCAAAGAGTACCTTCTAAAGCACCAAAGTGA
- the LOC122206550 gene encoding keratin, type I cytoskeletal 27, with protein MSVRFSSASRRLGSSGGVGFGAGNACGVPGIGSGFSCAFGGSSPAGGYGGGLGAGTASCTAFMGNEHGLLSGNEKVTMQNLNDRLASYLENVRALEEANADLEQKIKGWYEKFGPGSCRGLDHDYSRYFPIIDDLRNQIISVTTSNANIILQNDNARLTADDFRLKFENEQALHQSVDADVSGLRRVLDELTLCRTDLEIQLETLSEELAYLKKNHEEEMKALQCAAGGNVNVEMNAAPGVDLTVLLNNMRAEYEDLAEQNRRDAEAWFNEKSASLQQQISDDAGATTSARNELTEMKRTLQTLEIELQSLLAMKQSLECSLTETEGNYCTQLAQIQAQIGALEEQLHQVRTETEGQKLEYEQLLDIKVHLEKEIETYCRLIDGEDGSCIKSKGYGGPGNQRKDSSKTTMVKTIVEEIDPRGKVLSSRVHTVEEKSTKANNMKSEQRVPS; from the exons ATGTCTGTGCGCTTTTCTTCTGCATCCAGACGGCTTGGCTCTAGCGGGGGAGTGGGCTTTGGGGCTGGAAATGCATGTGGTGTGCCAGGCATTGGAAGTGGCTTCTCTTGCGCTTTTGGGGGCAGCTCACCTGCAGGAGGCTATGGCGGAGGGCTCGGAGCGGGGACGGCCTCTTGTACTGCCTTCATGGGGAACGAACACGGCCTCCTGTCGGGCAACGAGAAGGTGACCATGCAGAACCTCAACGACCGGCTGGCCTCCTACCTGGAGAATGTGCGCGCCCTGGAGGAGGCCAACGCCGACCTGGAGCAGAAGATCAAGGGCTGGTATGAGAAATTTGGGCCTGGTTCCTGCCGTGGTCTTGATCATGATTACAGCAGATACTTCCCAATAATTGATGACCTCAGGAACCAG ATAATTTCTGTAACTACCAGTAATGCCAATATTATCCTGCAAAACGATAACGCAAGACTAACGGCTGATGACTTCAGGCTAAA GTTTGAAAACGAACAGGCCCTTCACCAGAGCGTTGACGCGGACGTCAGCGGTTTGCGCAGGGTCCTGGATGAGCTGACTCTGTGCAGAACGGACCTAGAGATCCAGCTGGAAACTCTGAGCGAGGAGCTGGCTTACCTCAAGAAGAATCACGAGGAG GAAATGAAGGCCCTGCAGTGCGCGGCAGGCGGGAACGTGAACGTGGAGATGAACGCGGCGCCCGGGGTGGACCTCACGGTCCTGCTGAACAACATGCGGGCCGAGTACGAAGACCTCGCCGAGCAGAACCGCAGGGACGCGGAGGCCTGGTTCAACGAGAAG AGCGCTTCGCTGCAGCAGCAGATCTCCGACGATGCTGGTGCCACCACCTCAGCTCGGAATGAGCTTACGGAAATGAAACGTACTCTTCAGACTCTGGAGATTGAACTTCAGTCCCTCTTAGCAATG AAACAGTCCCTGGAGTGCTCCCTGACCGAGACCGAAGGGAACTACTGCACGCAGCTCGCCCAGATCCAGGCTCAGATCGGGGCCCTGGAAGAACAGCTGCACCAGGTCCGAACCGAGACGGAGGGCCAGAAACTGGAGTACGAGCAGCTGCTCGACATCAAGGTCCACctagaaaaggaaattgagaccTACTGCCGCCTGATAGATGGAGAGGATGG CTCTTGTATTAAATCAAAAGGCTATGGAggaccaggaaatcaaagaaaag ACTCATCTAAAACCACCATGGTTAAAACGATTGTTGAAGAAATAGATCCTCGTGGCAAAGTTCTCTCATCCAGAGTTCACACTGTGGAAGAGAAATCCACCAAAGCCAACAACATGAAGAGTGAACAGAGGGTGCCTTCCTGA